The Rhipicephalus sanguineus isolate Rsan-2018 chromosome 7, BIME_Rsan_1.4, whole genome shotgun sequence genome includes a window with the following:
- the LOC119400967 gene encoding uncharacterized protein LOC119400967 isoform X2, whose protein sequence is MAGMAGLAGMSGMSGSAGFLGALGGSAVPVLQSVGTAIGTIQSAASRGARPQHQSSYAENPENDKAVQPDVQQEAQQVVQQQVQEAAQPQVQQEAQPKVQQEAQQEVQQRVQQDGGTVSAASSQTDS, encoded by the exons ATGGCTGGAATGGCTGGGTTGGCTGGAATGTCTGGAATGTCTGGATCGGCCGGATTTCTTGGAGCTCTTGGAG GTTCCGCAGTTCCTGTCTTGCAAAGTGTGGGCACCGCCATTGGTACTATTCAATCGGCTGCTAGCCGCGGCGCCCGCCCTCAGCATCAATCTTCATATGCTGAGAATCCTGAAAATGACAAAGCGGTACAGCCAGATGTACAGCAAGAGGCGCAGCAAGTGGTACAGCAACAGGTGCAGGAAGCGGCGCAGCCACAGGTACAGCAAGAGGCACAGCCAAAG GTACAGCAAGAGGCACAGCAAGAGGTGCAGCAACGGGTACAGCAAGATGGAGGCACAGTCAGCGCAGCATCATCACAGACAGATTCTTGA
- the LOC119400967 gene encoding protein elav-like isoform X1, whose protein sequence is MAGMAGLAGMSGMSGSAGFLGALGGSAVPVLQSVGTAIGTIQSAASRGARPQHQSSYAENPENDKAVQPDVQQEAQQVVQQQVQEAAQPQVQQEAQPKVQQEAQPQVQQEGQPQVQQEAQQEVQQRVQQDGGTVSAASSQTDS, encoded by the exons ATGGCTGGAATGGCTGGGTTGGCTGGAATGTCTGGAATGTCTGGATCGGCCGGATTTCTTGGAGCTCTTGGAG GTTCCGCAGTTCCTGTCTTGCAAAGTGTGGGCACCGCCATTGGTACTATTCAATCGGCTGCTAGCCGCGGCGCCCGCCCTCAGCATCAATCTTCATATGCTGAGAATCCTGAAAATGACAAAGCGGTACAGCCAGATGTACAGCAAGAGGCGCAGCAAGTGGTACAGCAACAGGTGCAGGAAGCGGCGCAGCCACAGGTACAGCAAGAGGCACAGCCAAAGGTACAGCAAGAGGCACAGCCACAGGTACAGCAAGAGGGACAGCCACAGGTACAGCAAGAGGCACAGCAAGAGGTGCAGCAACGGGTACAGCAAGATGGAGGCACAGTCAGCGCAGCATCATCACAGACAGATTCTTGA